In the genome of Bdellovibrio bacteriovorus, one region contains:
- a CDS encoding NHL repeat-containing protein, whose protein sequence is MLLRVWMALISLVLATGCGVTANIASLRGKTPLPHVSSGPTLSVDNTLDLSTLTPATGKSPFTFEVVDGDATVSGNTLTPGTTPGDVLVKITDSAGTESFVKIPITASLDISPKQLVLSENGAYTYNGTQGVPPYSFSATGGSITASGTFTPDGSSNPATVTVTDSLGNTASVNITVNPALSSSLNHATIAANNSVTLSGAGGVPDYIYSLISGPGSINASSGVYTSGGGTGVATLRVTDSLGNTFDRTLTVNPELAASPSSARLLTTVLSLFSATGGVPPYTYTMGVGSAGTISLMTGAYTAPNTASADTVIVTDALGNTATSMVTVVTSVTLAGNRTSMQKGLTATFTASNGFPPYTYSIVSGDGTIDATSGDYSALTSGSKTIEVTDSWGVTAQWTITVYEPLVGNDFSVGTGETTTVTYSGGQPPVTAAILSGGGSISGLSFTAPGVAGTTTLRLTDADGNIADTVATIVPPPSFTSFSVNSPFTSANVSITMTGANYDSWCLRLNVNSTDGCTWQTGPLPTSLDITRPQKLYKDPKSYYAFLKRGNSIAAASDHKIFNSKFPLGSPWAAFDPKYVFAHGTDLWVYDAATPSVRKFDKHGNVLFTIGEFGSSKGMFNPLKGLASDSAGNVYVGDNVNRRVQKFSPTGEWLMQIPATPVGSTDNGYFNDMREVAVDSAGNVYVADGRHIIQKFNSVGEWQANIGSSGTGDGQFINIEDIKIDSAGNIFVADTGNHRIQKISPSGTFLMKFGSNGTGNGQFYGLKDLFLDSSGDILVLDESGLQRFSSTGTWLSKQVLLTSPTSYPVYVSSFTIDSEGTLVVADSNLMGIVKFDGALNPTPLVRRFSDDDGHFYIPQKISVDASQNIWVTESHNHRIQKFDNHGDFLMKVGSNGNGDGQFQYPGAIAIMNDGSFFVADYGNRIQKFDAAGNWQRTYPIGMRATALALDSAGQLYFTPLTGSKIRRLNPDTGVVTEAFDTAGTPDSGVFAPVGISIDSSNNFYIASDYHVLKFSPTGTFLFSSGGLGSASGKFGQVLGDAAVSPNGDIIAADQLGTAHIFSSTGAFKATISSSGVGRKVVGPRGIAVDSAGNIYISDMAKNQVLKFSPAGVQLFD, encoded by the coding sequence ATGTTATTACGCGTTTGGATGGCCCTTATTAGTCTGGTGCTTGCCACTGGTTGCGGTGTCACCGCAAATATCGCAAGCTTGCGGGGAAAGACGCCGCTACCCCACGTTTCTTCCGGGCCCACTCTCAGTGTCGACAACACTCTGGATCTCTCTACCCTGACTCCAGCTACTGGAAAATCTCCTTTTACTTTCGAAGTCGTTGATGGTGATGCGACTGTTTCGGGAAACACGTTAACTCCGGGAACAACTCCTGGAGACGTTCTTGTTAAGATCACTGACAGTGCGGGTACCGAGAGCTTCGTAAAAATTCCCATCACTGCTTCATTAGATATTTCTCCAAAGCAGCTTGTGTTGAGCGAAAATGGTGCTTACACCTATAATGGAACACAAGGTGTGCCACCCTATTCATTTTCTGCGACGGGCGGAAGCATCACTGCAAGCGGAACCTTCACTCCAGATGGTTCTTCAAATCCTGCGACGGTGACAGTGACGGACAGTCTTGGGAATACGGCTTCAGTAAATATCACTGTCAATCCCGCGCTAAGTTCTTCACTGAACCACGCGACTATTGCCGCAAATAACTCCGTCACGCTTTCGGGTGCCGGTGGTGTTCCTGATTATATTTATTCATTGATATCGGGTCCTGGATCTATCAACGCAAGTTCCGGTGTTTACACTTCGGGAGGTGGCACGGGAGTAGCAACCTTACGCGTGACAGATTCCTTAGGAAATACCTTTGATCGCACCCTCACCGTGAATCCGGAGCTGGCAGCATCTCCGTCGAGCGCGCGGTTATTGACGACGGTTTTAAGTTTGTTTTCAGCGACGGGAGGCGTGCCTCCTTATACTTACACAATGGGTGTTGGGAGTGCCGGAACTATCAGTCTTATGACCGGCGCTTATACCGCTCCGAACACAGCGTCTGCTGATACCGTAATTGTTACAGACGCGTTGGGGAACACAGCCACGTCCATGGTGACCGTCGTGACTTCTGTTACGCTAGCTGGGAATCGCACCTCAATGCAAAAGGGACTTACAGCGACTTTTACGGCATCCAATGGATTTCCTCCGTATACATATTCGATTGTTTCTGGCGACGGAACCATTGATGCGACTTCCGGTGATTACTCCGCTCTCACTTCCGGAAGTAAAACGATTGAAGTCACCGACAGCTGGGGGGTGACTGCGCAATGGACAATCACAGTTTACGAACCCTTAGTCGGAAATGATTTTTCTGTTGGAACAGGAGAAACTACCACAGTGACATATTCAGGAGGGCAACCTCCTGTGACTGCTGCCATACTTAGCGGTGGTGGATCGATCAGTGGGCTTAGTTTCACTGCGCCGGGCGTGGCAGGTACGACGACTTTGCGTTTGACTGATGCCGATGGCAATATTGCCGACACAGTTGCAACCATCGTTCCTCCACCTTCGTTCACCAGTTTTTCAGTCAACAGTCCTTTCACTAGCGCTAATGTCAGCATCACTATGACGGGCGCGAACTATGACTCTTGGTGCCTTCGCTTGAACGTGAATTCTACGGACGGTTGTACTTGGCAAACAGGGCCTCTTCCCACTTCGTTGGACATCACTCGCCCACAAAAATTATATAAAGATCCCAAATCGTATTATGCCTTTTTAAAACGGGGTAACAGCATTGCCGCCGCTTCGGATCACAAAATCTTTAACAGCAAATTTCCGCTAGGAAGTCCTTGGGCCGCGTTTGATCCAAAATATGTCTTCGCCCATGGCACCGATCTTTGGGTGTATGATGCAGCGACACCGTCTGTTCGCAAATTCGATAAACACGGGAATGTTCTTTTTACCATTGGTGAATTCGGATCCTCCAAAGGGATGTTCAATCCACTTAAAGGTCTTGCTTCAGACTCTGCAGGCAATGTGTATGTCGGTGATAACGTGAATCGACGGGTTCAAAAATTCAGCCCGACCGGTGAGTGGCTGATGCAAATACCTGCGACCCCCGTGGGTTCGACCGACAATGGATACTTTAACGACATGAGAGAAGTCGCTGTAGACTCAGCAGGAAATGTCTATGTGGCTGACGGTCGCCACATAATTCAAAAATTTAATAGCGTTGGAGAGTGGCAGGCTAATATCGGTTCCTCGGGAACTGGCGATGGCCAATTCATAAACATTGAAGACATAAAAATTGATTCCGCCGGCAATATCTTTGTTGCTGATACTGGAAATCATCGAATTCAAAAGATCAGTCCCAGCGGCACATTCCTCATGAAGTTCGGCAGCAACGGAACTGGAAATGGACAGTTCTATGGCCTCAAAGATCTTTTTCTAGATTCCTCGGGGGACATTTTGGTTTTAGACGAAAGTGGTCTTCAAAGGTTCAGCAGCACGGGCACTTGGCTATCTAAACAGGTTTTATTAACGTCGCCGACAAGCTATCCGGTGTATGTTTCAAGTTTTACGATCGACTCGGAAGGCACTCTTGTTGTCGCCGATTCCAATTTGATGGGCATCGTAAAATTTGACGGTGCTTTAAACCCAACGCCTTTGGTGCGAAGATTTTCCGACGATGATGGACATTTCTACATTCCTCAAAAAATTTCAGTCGATGCCTCTCAAAATATCTGGGTCACAGAATCCCACAATCACCGAATTCAAAAGTTTGATAATCACGGTGATTTTTTGATGAAAGTGGGCTCAAACGGTAACGGAGACGGCCAGTTTCAATATCCTGGGGCTATCGCAATCATGAATGACGGCAGTTTCTTTGTTGCTGATTACGGCAACCGAATTCAAAAGTTCGATGCTGCGGGAAATTGGCAAAGGACCTATCCTATCGGAATGAGAGCTACCGCCTTGGCTTTGGATTCTGCGGGTCAGCTTTATTTCACCCCGCTGACGGGCTCAAAAATCAGACGTCTTAATCCAGATACGGGCGTTGTCACTGAAGCCTTCGACACTGCGGGTACACCGGATAGCGGAGTTTTTGCTCCCGTTGGAATAAGTATCGACAGCTCTAACAATTTTTATATCGCATCTGACTACCACGTGCTGAAGTTCAGTCCCACGGGAACATTTTTGTTTTCGTCGGGTGGATTGGGGTCTGCAAGTGGTAAATTTGGTCAAGTTTTAGGCGATGCGGCCGTTTCACCCAATGGCGACATTATCGCGGCTGATCAACTTGGAACGGCCCACATATTCAGCAGTACGGGGGCATTCAAAGCAACCATTAGCTCGTCCGGCGTTGGCAGAAAAGTTGTCGGCCCCCGAGGTATCGCCGTTGATAGCGCAGGAAATATTTATATCAGCGATATGGCGAAAAACCAGGTCCTGAAGTTTTCACCTGCAGGAGTTCAGCTTTTTGATTAA